A region from the Sphingopyxis lindanitolerans genome encodes:
- a CDS encoding alpha/beta hydrolase: MRLLAALACLLLSGCISPVDYGDVRHAAYVADPRCTAQAGAPVDEAALPLFFVTSRLPDCRTEAIALTNHRGDTLRYGRFAAPRETEVGGKKKLRTPMAFQNEGDWWQALQAETDRRQGRVLLYVHGYRETFETTSKDAAQIARMTGFDGPVIEYSWPSQGEVLKYAVDETNMYHDVRHFGDVLRTLADRPWVKEIVIVSHSLGARLVIPAIATADRLSRRAGRATNISNIILASPDIDRETFERDTADDVLAPERVERGRRVTIYVSLKDKALAASRVLHGYPRLGSPYCFDPFEAADLRAKGQPERCYVKAVPGVTVIDTTDVSRGSTGHSNFLRSAAACRDFVDVVDGKRTRPERIATPWAYVFRLIPDPADPQPDDNVICHRTAGDEED, from the coding sequence ATGCGCCTCCTTGCGGCTCTCGCCTGCCTACTCCTTTCCGGCTGCATCTCGCCCGTCGACTACGGCGATGTCCGCCACGCCGCCTATGTCGCCGACCCGCGCTGCACCGCCCAGGCGGGGGCGCCGGTCGACGAGGCGGCGCTACCGTTGTTCTTCGTGACCAGTCGGCTGCCCGATTGCCGCACCGAGGCGATCGCGCTCACCAATCATCGCGGCGACACGCTGCGCTACGGCCGCTTCGCCGCGCCGCGCGAGACCGAGGTCGGCGGCAAGAAAAAACTGCGCACGCCAATGGCGTTCCAGAATGAAGGCGACTGGTGGCAGGCGCTTCAGGCCGAGACCGACCGGCGGCAGGGCCGCGTCCTCCTTTATGTCCACGGCTATCGCGAGACGTTCGAGACGACGTCGAAGGACGCCGCGCAGATCGCGCGCATGACGGGTTTCGACGGGCCGGTGATCGAATATAGCTGGCCCTCGCAGGGCGAAGTGCTGAAATATGCGGTCGACGAGACCAATATGTATCACGACGTGCGCCATTTCGGCGACGTCCTGCGAACCCTTGCCGATCGGCCGTGGGTCAAGGAAATCGTGATCGTGTCGCACTCGCTCGGCGCGCGGCTGGTGATCCCCGCGATCGCCACCGCCGACCGCCTGTCGCGCCGCGCCGGACGCGCGACGAACATCTCCAACATCATCCTCGCCTCGCCCGACATAGACCGCGAGACGTTCGAGCGCGACACCGCCGACGATGTCCTCGCGCCCGAACGAGTCGAGCGTGGGCGGCGCGTCACCATCTATGTCTCGCTGAAGGACAAGGCGCTCGCCGCCTCGCGCGTGTTGCACGGCTATCCGCGGCTCGGCTCGCCCTATTGCTTCGATCCGTTCGAGGCGGCCGACCTTCGGGCGAAGGGGCAGCCCGAACGCTGCTACGTCAAGGCCGTGCCGGGCGTGACGGTGATCGACACGACCGACGTTTCGCGCGGATCGACCGGACACAGCAATTTTCTGCGCAGCGCGGCGGCCTGCCGCGATTTCGTCGACGTCGTCGACGGCAAGCGCACCCGGCCCGAGCGCATCGCGACGCCATGGGCTTACGTCTTTCGCCTGATCCCCGACCCTGCCGATCCCCAACCCGACGATAATGTCATCTGCCACCGCACCGCCGGCGACGAAGAGGATTGA
- a CDS encoding DUF5694 domain-containing protein: MSLFAALLFVAGTNAPPPYAPSFDPAALKAGTAGELLVLGTPHLSGLPDGFSAVSLDPLLARLAAWKPRIITIEGVSGPDCDMLLSYKPLYPDVYDTYCWDPEPARKATGLDVPAATAEAGRLLAAWPANPAAAERRHLAAVFLAGGEQASALVQWLRLPTAERHAGDGLDAALTERLDTLTTRRNENFLIASTLAARLGLERVYSVDDHSADATTAWLNDDAGFNAALQRIWNNPVAKERAAADKALEAKLDGAGLLDLYRAYNSPATARVAYDSDFGAALADATPQNYGRRYVGWWETRNLRMAANIRAAMAAQPGARTLSIVGASHKGYFEAYLNRMHDVRLADAETILK; the protein is encoded by the coding sequence ATGTCGCTATTTGCTGCTCTGCTGTTCGTCGCGGGAACCAACGCGCCGCCGCCCTATGCGCCGTCCTTCGATCCGGCGGCGCTCAAGGCCGGTACGGCGGGCGAACTGCTCGTTCTTGGCACGCCCCATCTTTCGGGGCTTCCCGACGGGTTTTCGGCCGTCAGCCTCGACCCGCTGCTCGCGCGGCTTGCGGCGTGGAAGCCACGGATCATCACGATCGAGGGCGTTTCCGGCCCTGATTGCGATATGCTGCTGAGCTACAAGCCGCTCTATCCTGACGTGTACGACACTTATTGCTGGGACCCCGAACCGGCTCGCAAGGCGACCGGGCTCGACGTTCCGGCGGCCACTGCCGAGGCCGGGCGCCTCCTTGCGGCATGGCCCGCGAATCCCGCCGCCGCCGAGCGGCGCCATCTGGCCGCGGTCTTCCTCGCGGGCGGTGAGCAGGCGTCGGCGCTCGTGCAATGGCTTCGGCTGCCCACCGCCGAACGGCACGCGGGCGACGGACTCGACGCGGCGCTCACGGAGCGACTCGACACGCTGACGACCCGTCGCAACGAGAATTTCCTGATCGCCTCCACGCTCGCGGCGCGGCTGGGGCTGGAGCGCGTTTATTCGGTCGACGATCACAGCGCCGATGCGACGACCGCGTGGCTGAACGACGATGCCGGATTCAACGCGGCCTTGCAGCGGATCTGGAACAATCCGGTCGCGAAGGAACGGGCCGCCGCCGACAAGGCGCTGGAGGCGAAGCTCGACGGGGCCGGCCTGCTCGACCTCTATCGCGCCTATAACAGTCCTGCGACGGCGCGCGTGGCGTATGACAGCGATTTCGGCGCGGCGCTTGCTGATGCGACGCCGCAGAATTACGGCCGTCGCTACGTCGGCTGGTGGGAAACGCGCAACCTGCGCATGGCCGCGAACATCCGCGCGGCGATGGCGGCGCAGCCGGGCGCACGCACGCTCAGCATTGTCGGCGCGTCGCACAAGGGCTATTTTGAAGCCTATCTGAATCGGATGCACGACGTCCGGCTGGCCGATGCCGAGACCATATTGAAATGA
- the cobS gene encoding cobaltochelatase subunit CobS, whose product MTDIPNSLPDHHGATLLAAPDIEVDAREVFGVDIDMKIPAFSEADERVPDLDPAYVFDGDTTLAILAGFKFNRRVMVQGYHGTGKSTHIEQVAARLKWPCIRVNLDAHISRIDLVGRDAIVLREGQQVTEFREGLLPWALQTPTALVFDEYDAGRPDVMFVIQRVLEAEGKLTLLDQNRVIRPNPHFRLFSTANTVGLGDTSGLYHGTQQINQGQMDRWNIVVTLNYLPAATESAIILAKVPGTDDTTVANMVKVADLSRQGFINGDISTVMSPRTVISWAQNAAIFNNLGFAFRLTFLNKCDEAERMIVAEYYQRVFGEDLPEGIIGK is encoded by the coding sequence ATGACCGATATCCCGAACAGCCTCCCCGACCATCATGGCGCGACCCTGCTCGCCGCCCCCGATATCGAGGTCGATGCGCGCGAGGTTTTCGGGGTCGATATCGACATGAAGATCCCGGCGTTCAGCGAAGCGGACGAGCGCGTCCCCGACCTCGACCCCGCCTATGTTTTCGACGGCGACACGACGCTCGCGATCCTCGCCGGCTTCAAGTTCAACCGCCGCGTGATGGTGCAGGGCTACCACGGCACCGGCAAGTCGACCCATATCGAACAGGTCGCCGCGCGACTCAAATGGCCGTGCATCCGCGTCAACCTCGACGCGCATATCAGCCGTATCGACCTTGTCGGCCGCGACGCGATCGTGCTGCGCGAAGGCCAGCAGGTCACCGAATTTCGCGAAGGCCTGCTCCCCTGGGCGCTCCAGACCCCGACCGCGCTCGTTTTCGACGAATATGACGCGGGACGCCCTGACGTGATGTTCGTGATCCAGCGCGTGCTCGAGGCCGAAGGCAAGCTGACCCTGCTCGACCAGAATCGCGTGATCCGCCCGAACCCGCATTTCCGCCTGTTCTCGACCGCGAACACCGTCGGGCTCGGCGATACGAGCGGCCTTTATCATGGCACGCAGCAGATCAACCAGGGCCAGATGGACCGCTGGAACATCGTCGTCACGCTGAACTATCTTCCCGCCGCGACCGAAAGCGCGATCATCCTCGCCAAGGTGCCCGGCACCGACGACACGACCGTCGCCAATATGGTCAAGGTCGCCGACCTGTCGCGCCAAGGCTTCATCAACGGCGACATCTCGACCGTCATGAGCCCGCGCACCGTGATCAGCTGGGCACAGAATGCCGCGATCTTCAACAATCTCGGCTTCGCCTTCCGCCTCACCTTCCTCAACAAATGCGACGAGGCCGAACGGATGATCGTCGCCGAATATTATCAGCGCGTGTTCGGCGAGGATTTGCCTGAGGGTATCATCGGCAAGTAA
- a CDS encoding ester cyclase: MDDLNTRRIETVRRHMALEITHDWDGVLATFEHPRYELLGPGTIFDGEAAVRSYFAASREPFPDQANEVIAIAADAATDSVLVEFWLTGTHLGPLRLGLRTIEATGKAFRVRMAASFEFAPGGDRIVCERPYYDQSAVMKALGLF, encoded by the coding sequence ATGGACGATCTGAACACGCGGCGGATCGAAACCGTGCGCCGCCACATGGCGCTGGAGATCACGCACGACTGGGACGGCGTCCTCGCGACCTTCGAGCATCCGCGCTACGAACTGCTCGGCCCCGGCACCATCTTCGACGGCGAGGCGGCGGTGCGGTCCTATTTCGCCGCCTCGCGCGAGCCTTTTCCCGACCAGGCGAACGAAGTGATCGCGATCGCCGCCGACGCAGCGACCGACAGCGTGCTCGTCGAATTCTGGCTGACCGGCACCCACCTCGGCCCGCTGCGCCTCGGTCTGCGGACGATCGAGGCGACCGGCAAGGCCTTCCGCGTCCGCATGGCGGCGAGCTTCGAATTCGCGCCGGGCGGCGACCGGATCGTCTGCGAGCGGCCCTATTACGACCAGTCGGCGGTGATGAAAGCGCTCGGCCTCTTCTGA
- a CDS encoding J domain-containing protein, which produces MTSPRSPRFHGRVAREAACAVPGCREPGEFRAPATQHRSPDGPPPYRYLCLDHVREFNAGYNFFEGMNADQIMAAQSPTAGWETESRAFRAAGSADLPPRWADFKDPMEALGARFRQRMDEARREAADPRFNREEHRALALMGLSPEADRAALRRRYSELVRKYHPDRNGGDRSFEARLGEVVAAYQLLRKTKAFA; this is translated from the coding sequence ATGACAAGCCCCCGCTCCCCCCGATTCCATGGCCGCGTCGCGCGCGAAGCCGCCTGCGCCGTTCCCGGTTGCCGCGAACCCGGCGAATTCCGCGCCCCCGCGACGCAGCACCGTTCGCCCGACGGCCCACCGCCCTATCGCTATCTGTGCCTCGACCATGTCCGCGAATTCAACGCGGGCTATAATTTCTTCGAGGGCATGAACGCCGACCAGATCATGGCGGCGCAGTCGCCCACTGCCGGCTGGGAAACCGAAAGCCGCGCCTTTCGCGCCGCGGGCAGCGCCGACCTGCCGCCGCGCTGGGCCGATTTCAAGGACCCGATGGAGGCGCTCGGCGCGCGCTTTCGCCAGCGGATGGACGAAGCGCGGCGCGAGGCCGCCGACCCGCGCTTCAACCGCGAGGAGCATCGCGCCCTGGCGCTCATGGGCCTTTCGCCCGAGGCCGACCGCGCGGCGCTCCGCCGTCGCTACAGCGAACTCGTCCGCAAATATCACCCCGACCGCAACGGCGGCGACCGGAGTTTCGAGGCGAGGCTCGGCGAAGTCGTCGCGGCCTATCAATTGCTGCGAAAAACAAAGGCCTTCGCATAG
- a CDS encoding BolA family protein encodes MEERLTAAFPDADFVLSNDSAKHHGHAGDDGSGESHFSLTIEWAGFSGQNRVARQRAVNKALGDLPGNRVHALAIKASAPGE; translated from the coding sequence ATGGAGGAGCGGCTGACGGCGGCTTTTCCCGATGCCGATTTCGTCCTCAGTAACGACAGTGCCAAACATCACGGCCATGCCGGCGACGATGGGTCGGGCGAATCGCATTTCAGCCTGACCATCGAGTGGGCCGGTTTTTCGGGTCAGAATCGCGTCGCGCGTCAGCGCGCGGTGAACAAGGCGCTCGGCGACCTGCCGGGGAACCGCGTCCATGCGCTGGCGATCAAGGCCAGCGCGCCGGGGGAATAG
- a CDS encoding DUF2200 domain-containing protein codes for MAEHRIYRMSFAKVYPLLVAKAERKGRTKVEVDEIIRWLTGYSQSQLDEQIAAGIDFAGFFAAAPAMNAARAQIRGVVCGVRVEDIAEPLMREIRYLDKLIDELAKGKAMEKILRTDAP; via the coding sequence ATGGCAGAGCACCGCATCTATCGCATGAGCTTTGCGAAGGTTTATCCCCTTCTGGTCGCCAAGGCGGAGCGCAAGGGACGGACGAAGGTCGAGGTCGACGAAATCATCCGCTGGCTGACCGGCTATAGCCAGTCGCAACTGGACGAGCAGATCGCGGCCGGAATCGATTTTGCCGGCTTCTTCGCCGCCGCGCCCGCGATGAACGCAGCGCGCGCGCAAATCCGGGGCGTCGTTTGCGGCGTGCGGGTCGAAGACATCGCCGAGCCGCTGATGCGCGAGATTCGCTATCTCGACAAGCTGATCGACGAACTCGCCAAGGGGAAGGCGATGGAGAAGATATTGCGGACGGACGCGCCGTGA
- a CDS encoding cupin domain-containing protein: protein MTIDKVNLAEAFATFHDHWNPRVAGDINDFQVKLVKLDGKFDWHHHDVEDELFLVVSGQMKMAFREREVIVGPGEFIIVPHGTEHCPEALDGECHVLLLEPNSTRNTGNAETDRTRGMLERLG from the coding sequence GTGACGATCGACAAGGTCAATCTTGCCGAGGCCTTCGCGACCTTCCACGATCACTGGAACCCGCGTGTCGCGGGCGACATCAATGATTTCCAGGTCAAGCTGGTGAAACTCGACGGCAAATTCGACTGGCATCACCATGATGTGGAAGACGAATTGTTCCTTGTCGTTTCAGGACAGATGAAGATGGCGTTTCGCGAGCGCGAGGTGATCGTCGGGCCAGGCGAGTTCATCATCGTCCCCCACGGCACTGAGCATTGCCCCGAGGCGCTGGACGGCGAATGCCACGTCCTGCTGCTCGAACCCAATTCGACACGCAACACGGGCAATGCCGAAACCGACAGGACGCGGGGGATGCTTGAACGGCTCGGATGA
- a CDS encoding DUF6445 family protein yields MPTSIIIVDDFLDDPDPLRAAALRLTYPDQQGAFPGRNSIERINIEGLDQFASDLVGEPLEASGSPLSHAKCRITLAKDIGRAHVHIDSSHWSGILYLSRPQDCRGGTEFFRHKATNSERAPRDQAELEAMGFMDVAQMHREVIERDSKNPDAWDQVMTAPMRYNRLVMLRPWLWHTAGPGFGDSIENGRLVYLMFFKLAR; encoded by the coding sequence ATGCCGACCTCGATCATTATCGTCGACGATTTCCTCGACGACCCCGACCCGCTTCGCGCCGCGGCGTTGCGTTTGACCTATCCCGATCAGCAGGGCGCGTTTCCAGGACGCAACTCGATCGAGCGCATCAATATCGAGGGGCTCGACCAATTCGCGTCGGATCTGGTCGGTGAGCCTCTGGAGGCAAGCGGTTCACCACTTTCGCACGCAAAATGCCGGATCACGCTGGCGAAGGATATCGGCCGCGCCCATGTCCATATCGATAGCAGCCACTGGTCGGGAATCCTCTACCTAAGCCGCCCTCAGGACTGTCGGGGCGGAACCGAATTCTTTCGCCACAAGGCAACCAACAGCGAGCGAGCGCCCCGCGATCAGGCCGAACTCGAGGCAATGGGCTTCATGGACGTCGCCCAGATGCACCGCGAGGTCATCGAACGCGACAGCAAGAACCCCGATGCCTGGGACCAGGTGATGACCGCTCCGATGCGCTATAACCGCCTCGTCATGTTGCGCCCCTGGCTATGGCATACGGCGGGACCAGGTTTTGGCGACAGCATCGAAAACGGTCGCCTTGTCTATCTGATGTTCTTCAAGCTCGCCCGCTGA
- a CDS encoding pirin family protein: MAHRDFFQIITPSTHDIGAFDVRRTLPNKERTMVGPFIFVDQFGPAHFDIGQGMDVRPHPHINLSTLTYLFEGAIDHRDSLGTQATIRPGACNLMTAGRGIVHSERTPQAERATGSPISGMQTWLALPDDKEEIDPAFEHVAAKDLPLIEDGAVSARVIMGSLWGATAPTTQHSATIYADIGMNAGSSLPIEAEADERAVLVAMGDASLDGEALDRYSLYILKPGEAMTLRAATDARVMLLGGEAFSTPRHLWWNFVSSSRDRINEAKHDWKARKFPLVPGDSEEYIPLPGMPKTPTYP, encoded by the coding sequence ATGGCCCATAGAGATTTTTTCCAGATTATCACCCCCTCGACCCACGATATCGGCGCCTTCGACGTGCGGCGAACCCTGCCGAACAAGGAGCGGACGATGGTTGGTCCCTTCATCTTCGTCGATCAGTTCGGCCCGGCGCATTTCGACATCGGGCAGGGGATGGACGTGCGGCCGCATCCGCATATCAACCTGTCGACGCTGACCTATCTTTTCGAGGGGGCGATCGACCATCGCGACAGCCTGGGCACGCAGGCGACGATCCGTCCCGGCGCGTGCAACCTGATGACGGCGGGGCGCGGGATCGTCCATTCGGAGCGCACCCCGCAGGCCGAGCGCGCCACCGGATCGCCGATTTCGGGGATGCAGACCTGGCTCGCGCTGCCCGACGATAAGGAAGAGATCGACCCGGCGTTCGAGCATGTTGCGGCCAAAGACCTGCCGCTTATCGAGGATGGGGCGGTTTCGGCGCGGGTGATCATGGGCAGCCTGTGGGGCGCGACCGCGCCGACGACGCAGCATAGTGCGACCATCTATGCCGATATAGGGATGAATGCAGGCTCCAGCCTGCCGATCGAGGCCGAGGCCGACGAGCGCGCGGTGCTCGTCGCGATGGGCGATGCGAGCCTCGATGGCGAGGCGCTCGACCGCTACAGCCTCTATATCCTCAAACCGGGCGAAGCGATGACACTGCGCGCGGCGACCGACGCGCGGGTGATGCTGCTCGGCGGCGAGGCGTTTTCAACGCCGCGGCATTTGTGGTGGAATTTCGTCAGCTCGTCGCGCGACCGGATCAACGAAGCGAAGCACGACTGGAAGGCCCGCAAATTCCCGTTGGTGCCCGGCGATAGCGAGGAATATATCCCGCTGCCGGGGATGCCGAAAACGCCAACTTATCCCTGA
- a CDS encoding alpha/beta fold hydrolase, with amino-acid sequence MTGDFEQVRVTLATGVELDVVDVGPRDAPVLIFLHGFPESHRTWRFQLPHFADRFRCLAPDQRGYRGSSKPREVEAYTPDKLIADIFALADALGVDDFTVVGHDWGGAIAWGVALGGQPGGLHPAWSGRVTHAVIANAPHPAIFQRLLLANEEQRAASQYIRIFRDAASDALLDEHGIASLLAHAFAGRVPSGGIQPPDEIARLLKDWENRDTCRAMINWYRASPLTVPAMDEPYAAPPAAPFPKLAIPTLVIWALDDVALPACNLDGIDELVTQSTVVTVPGCGHFVPWEDPEAVNAAMDAFLADG; translated from the coding sequence ATGACGGGCGATTTCGAGCAGGTGCGGGTGACGCTGGCGACCGGGGTCGAACTCGACGTCGTCGATGTGGGGCCGCGCGATGCGCCGGTGCTGATCTTCCTCCACGGTTTTCCCGAATCGCATCGCACCTGGCGCTTTCAACTGCCGCATTTCGCCGACCGCTTTCGCTGCCTCGCGCCCGACCAGCGCGGCTATCGCGGGTCGTCGAAGCCGCGGGAGGTCGAGGCCTATACCCCCGACAAGCTGATCGCCGACATTTTCGCGCTCGCCGACGCGCTGGGCGTCGATGATTTCACGGTCGTCGGGCATGATTGGGGCGGGGCGATCGCCTGGGGCGTCGCGCTGGGCGGGCAGCCCGGCGGATTGCATCCCGCATGGTCGGGGCGCGTCACTCACGCGGTGATCGCCAATGCGCCGCATCCCGCGATCTTCCAGCGTCTGCTGCTTGCCAATGAAGAGCAGCGCGCGGCGAGCCAGTATATCCGCATCTTTCGCGATGCGGCGAGCGACGCGCTGCTCGACGAGCATGGCATCGCCAGCCTGCTGGCGCATGCCTTTGCCGGGCGCGTGCCGAGCGGCGGCATCCAGCCGCCCGACGAAATCGCCCGGTTGCTGAAGGATTGGGAGAACCGCGACACCTGCCGCGCCATGATCAACTGGTATCGCGCCTCGCCGCTGACCGTTCCCGCGATGGACGAGCCCTATGCCGCGCCGCCCGCGGCGCCCTTTCCCAAGCTGGCGATCCCGACGCTGGTCATATGGGCGCTCGACGATGTCGCGCTGCCCGCGTGCAATCTCGACGGCATCGACGAACTGGTGACGCAATCGACGGTCGTGACGGTGCCCGGCTGCGGGCATTTCGTGCCGTGGGAAGATCCCGAGGCGGTCAATGCGGCGATGGACGCCTTTCTCGCCGACGGCTGA
- a CDS encoding low temperature requirement protein A, protein MVTGKAKLFRDHGGHGHAPVTNIELFFDLVFVFAITQLSHTLLAHLGWLGALRTLLLLFAVWWVWIYTTWVANWLDPERAHVRLMLILLMLGGLMLSISIPGAFGKQGWLFAAAYCSMQIGRSLYMVWASRGVHPARARSFLRITFWLLLSLPLWIAGAAAAPDQRLLLWGAALLIDYAGPALFFPTPILGRSEAGDWDISGAHMAERCALFVIISLGEGVLITGATFAELPQDRLHWFAFATCFLGSAALWWLYFDSGARRGSERIETSDQAGLIARNAYTYWHIAIVAGLIVSAVADEMLLMHPQGHIEPGLLAVSIGGPLLFLIGNMGFKKATNDRRLPPFSHMIGSALLLAVGAAAWFGHWQPIALGLATFAALVFTAIWEWGSYHGGWRRWAPWIERFDRA, encoded by the coding sequence ATGGTGACGGGTAAGGCGAAATTATTCCGCGATCACGGTGGTCACGGCCACGCGCCGGTCACCAATATCGAACTGTTCTTCGACCTCGTCTTTGTTTTTGCGATCACCCAATTGTCGCATACGCTGCTCGCTCATCTGGGATGGCTCGGCGCGCTTCGAACCTTGCTGCTGCTGTTCGCGGTCTGGTGGGTCTGGATCTATACGACGTGGGTCGCCAACTGGCTCGACCCCGAGCGTGCCCATGTCCGGCTGATGCTGATCCTGCTGATGCTCGGCGGGCTCATGCTGTCGATTTCGATTCCCGGCGCCTTCGGCAAGCAGGGCTGGCTGTTCGCCGCGGCCTATTGCTCGATGCAGATCGGCCGCTCGCTCTATATGGTCTGGGCCAGCCGCGGGGTTCATCCTGCCCGCGCGCGCAGTTTTCTGCGGATCACTTTCTGGCTGCTGTTGTCGCTGCCTTTGTGGATCGCCGGGGCGGCGGCGGCGCCCGATCAGCGGCTGCTGCTGTGGGGCGCGGCGTTGCTGATCGATTATGCGGGCCCGGCGCTTTTCTTCCCGACCCCGATCCTCGGGCGCTCGGAGGCGGGCGACTGGGATATTTCGGGCGCACATATGGCCGAACGCTGCGCGTTGTTCGTGATCATCTCGCTCGGCGAGGGGGTGCTGATCACCGGCGCGACTTTTGCCGAGCTGCCGCAGGATCGGCTCCACTGGTTCGCTTTCGCGACCTGTTTTCTTGGCTCGGCGGCGCTGTGGTGGCTCTATTTCGACAGCGGCGCGCGGCGCGGCAGCGAACGGATCGAGACGAGCGATCAGGCAGGGCTGATCGCGCGCAACGCCTATACCTATTGGCACATCGCGATCGTCGCGGGACTCATCGTTTCGGCGGTCGCCGACGAGATGCTGCTGATGCACCCGCAGGGACATATCGAGCCGGGGCTGCTCGCGGTTTCGATCGGCGGACCACTGTTGTTCCTGATCGGCAATATGGGGTTCAAGAAAGCGACGAACGACCGCCGATTGCCGCCCTTTTCGCATATGATCGGAAGCGCGCTGCTGCTTGCCGTCGGCGCCGCCGCCTGGTTCGGTCACTGGCAACCGATCGCGCTCGGCCTCGCGACCTTCGCGGCGCTCGTCTTCACCGCCATCTGGGAATGGGGCAGCTATCATGGCGGCTGGCGGCGCTGGGCGCCGTGGATCGAGCGCTTCGACCGAGCCTGA
- a CDS encoding serine hydrolase domain-containing protein — protein sequence MITKKAMLASAALLLLGGWSLAQAAGQGSPSIDPRPIDASPALAALDPTIRAKADALFGDADAVGETRALLVLRDGAPIYERYGPGFDRNSKLISWSMAKSITAVLTGFLVADGQLSLDAPAPVAAWQRTGDPRGPITLRHLLHMASGLEHVETGDPVWKGDTIQMLFGTGAGDMAAFAEAKPAAAKPGEVFNYSSATSVILADILADTLTPSQNPDARRAAMRDFIQGRLIEPLGMTSLTPEFDAHGTMIGGSIMHATARDYAKFGEFLRNHGVAGGQRLLPETWMKFMLTPSADDPGYGGHIWLNRRRPPGADAALWPDRGPNDLFACIGHQGQYIIVSPSQRVTIVRLGITKDDQFPALRRHLADLTAAL from the coding sequence ATGATCACCAAAAAAGCCATGCTGGCAAGTGCCGCGCTGCTGCTTCTGGGCGGCTGGTCGCTCGCGCAGGCGGCAGGGCAGGGGAGTCCGTCGATCGATCCCCGGCCGATCGACGCTTCACCCGCGCTTGCGGCGCTCGATCCGACGATCCGGGCGAAAGCCGACGCGCTGTTCGGCGACGCCGATGCGGTGGGCGAGACGCGCGCGCTGCTCGTGCTGCGCGACGGCGCGCCGATCTATGAACGTTATGGTCCGGGGTTCGACCGCAATTCGAAGCTGATCAGCTGGTCGATGGCGAAGAGCATCACCGCCGTGCTCACGGGTTTCCTCGTCGCCGACGGGCAATTGTCGCTCGACGCGCCGGCGCCGGTCGCGGCGTGGCAGCGGACCGGCGATCCGCGCGGGCCGATCACGCTGCGCCACCTGCTTCACATGGCCTCGGGGCTCGAGCATGTCGAAACCGGCGATCCGGTGTGGAAGGGCGATACGATCCAGATGCTGTTCGGCACCGGCGCGGGCGACATGGCCGCCTTTGCCGAAGCCAAGCCCGCGGCGGCAAAGCCCGGCGAGGTGTTCAACTATAGCTCGGCGACCAGCGTGATCCTCGCCGATATATTGGCCGACACGCTGACCCCGTCGCAAAATCCCGATGCGCGGCGCGCGGCGATGCGCGATTTCATCCAGGGCCGGTTGATCGAGCCACTCGGTATGACCAGCCTGACCCCCGAATTCGATGCGCACGGCACGATGATCGGCGGTTCTATCATGCACGCCACCGCGCGCGACTATGCGAAGTTCGGTGAATTCCTGCGCAACCATGGCGTCGCGGGCGGCCAGCGGCTGCTGCCTGAAACCTGGATGAAATTCATGCTGACCCCGTCGGCGGACGATCCGGGCTATGGCGGCCATATCTGGCTCAACCGGCGGCGTCCGCCGGGCGCCGACGCCGCGCTCTGGCCCGATCGCGGCCCGAACGACCTGTTCGCCTGCATCGGGCATCAGGGGCAATATATCATCGTCTCGCCGTCGCAGCGGGTGACGATCGTCCGGCTGGGGATCACGAAGGACGACCAGTTCCCGGCGCTGCGCCGCCATCTGGCGGATCTGACGGCGGCGCTTTGA
- a CDS encoding arsenate reductase family protein, translating to MRATIWHNPACGTSRKTLAILEETPGVEVEVVEYLKTPYTADKLRQLFSDAGLTAREALRLRGTDAEEHGLKDASEEAIIAAMVENPAYVDRPFVETDKGVRYCRPQDLVREIL from the coding sequence ATGAGAGCAACCATCTGGCACAACCCCGCCTGCGGCACCTCGCGCAAGACGCTGGCGATTCTCGAGGAAACCCCCGGAGTCGAGGTCGAGGTCGTCGAATATCTGAAGACCCCCTATACGGCGGACAAGCTGCGCCAGTTGTTCAGCGACGCCGGCCTCACCGCCCGCGAAGCGCTCCGCCTGCGCGGCACCGACGCCGAAGAGCACGGGCTGAAGGACGCGAGCGAAGAGGCGATCATCGCCGCGATGGTGGAAAATCCCGCCTATGTGGACCGCCCCTTCGTCGAGACCGACAAGGGTGTGCGCTATTGCCGCCCGCAGGATCTGGTGCGCGAGATTTTGTAA